In one window of Solanum pennellii chromosome 2, SPENNV200 DNA:
- the LOC107010891 gene encoding ninja-family protein AFP3-like has product METQMEYWRQRNLLPAMETEMEWRQHNYPFSVTKTYSLPMESRVVCRRQQNYPFSVSRMSSLLRDTEIEWRQRLEAEMAWRRRMDTEIEWRKRLEAEMNWRRRMETEIECRRRMETEMEWRQINGPFSVMRTASMPPMETQTEWGKISDPFSANRTASLPPMETGEEWMQKDDPFLTMRTPSLPPMETGMDWEERRDLQTQTHGDAKFDGTSIAGASGSSNAIPPVNGTLEQMQHLIVAAIGATNEKSPHLSGKEALKNILLKMPGVSSQGDGPNGKKIEGFLYAYKRGGEVKIVCICHGHFLTPAQFVMLVEVMLKTL; this is encoded by the exons ATGGAGACTCAAATGGAGTACTGGAGGCAAAGGAATTTGTTGCCGGCTATGGAGACTGAAATGGAGTGGAGGCAACATAATTATCCATTTTCTGTTACCAAGACATATTCTTTGCCGATGGAGTCTAGAGTGGTGTGCCGCAGGCAACAAAATTATCCATTTTCTGTGAGCAGGATGTCTTCGTTGCTGAGGGATACTGAAATTGAGTGGAGGCAAAGGTTGGAGGCTGAAATGGCTTGGAGGCGAAGAATGGATACTGAAATCGAGTGGAGGAAAAGGTTAGAGGCTGAAATGAATTGGAGGCGAAGAATGGAGACTGAAATTGAGTGCAGGCGTAGAATGGAGACTGAGATGGAATGGAGGCAAATCAATGGTCCATTTTCTGTGATGAGGACAGCTTCCATGCCGCCAATGGAGACTCAAACAGAATGGGGGAAAATAAGTGATCCATTTTCTGCTAATAGGACGGCTTCGTTGCCACCAATGGAGACTGGAGAGGAGTGGATGCAAAAAGATGATCCATTTTTAACTATGAGGACGCCTTCGTTGCCGCCAATGGAGACTGGGATGGACTGGGAGGAAAGAAGGGACCTCCAGACACAGACGCACGGGGACGC GAAGT TTGATGGCACTTCCATTGCAGGTGCAAGTGGTAGTTCTAATGCGATACCTCCAGTTAATGGCACATTGGAGCAAATGCAGCATCTGATAGTAGCAGCTATTGGAGCTACTAATGAGAAATCACCCCACTTATCAGGGAAAGAGGCACTCAAAAACATCTTGCTCAAAATGCCTGGTGTTTCCAGCCAAGGTGATGGACCAAATGGAAAGAAGATCGAAGGATTCTTGTACGCGTATAAGAGGGGAGGAGAAGTGAAGATTGTTTGTATTTGTCATGGTCATTTTCTGACGCCAGCTCAATTTGTCATGCTGGTGGAGGTGATGTTGAAAACCCTTTAA